One bacterium genomic window, AGCTCATCTGTAACTACCTCAGGTAAACTACCTCAGGTAAACTACCTCAGGTAAACTACCTCAGGTAATCGGTTATCAGTTATTACCGATCACTGGATGTCTAAGCAGTTACGCTCATCTTAGACTACGCCCCGCCTACCCTGGGCACATCATTAACTGCCCGGCCTAAGATCTCATCGTGGGAATGGATCACCTTCTGGTTGGCCTCGTAGGCCCGCATGATATCAATCATCCTGACCATCTCTTCCACGATATTAACATTAGACATCTCCAGGTGTCCCTGTTTAATCTCAAAACCTTCAGTAATACCAAAGGCTTCACCTGATTCAGGGGTTGTTTCAAAGCGGTTGTAACCTACCTTGTCCAGAAAACGGCTATCCTTAAAATCAACGATCCTGAATTTAGCCGCCTCAACGGCATTCTTCCAGCCTTTAGGCTCATTCTCGGGGTTCTCCGCTATGGTGCCATCCTTCCAGACCACAAAATCTCGTTTGCTAACCTGAATCGGCCCCTTCTCTCCTAAGACAAGTTCCCCCTCGTGAGTGACTAAAAAGCCGTCTCTATTTATAGTAAAGGAGCCGTTGCGGGTATATCTCTCCTTGCCGTCTATCCCCTGGACGCAGAAAAATCCCTCCCCATAGATGGCGAAATCAAAAGTATTTTCTGTTTTTTTGATTGGTCCTTTTCTATGCTCAGTGAAGACCTCATTCACTTCAACGCCAGTCCCACACCACCCTACCGGTGGCCTGTAGTCTATGGTCCCCTTTTTGGTCACCACCACATTATCATTCATCCGATGCATAAGTATCTGAGGGAATGACTTAAAGACAGTGATGTCCCGTTTGTAGCCAGGCGTATCTACATTGGCCAAATTATTAGCGGTCACATCTTGGGCGATCTCCTGGGCCATCATGCCCATCGCACCCGTGTAAAGCCCACGAATCATCTTTATCTCCTCCTTTATTTAGCCAATAGCCAACCCAAAGGGACCAAAAGGACCAAAAGGACCAAAAGGACCAAAGGGACCAAAGGGACCAAAGGGACCAAAAGGACCAAAAGGACCAAAGGGACCAAAGGGACCAAAGGGACCAAAAGGACCAAAAGGACCAAAAGGACCAAAGGGACTATTGACTATCGCCTATTGGCCATTGGCTGTTAGCTATTGGCTATTTGGCTGGTGCCTATCGGCTATTTGGCTGTTGCCTATCGGCTATTTGGCTATTGCCTATCGGCTATTTGGCTATTGGCCCTTTATCCTCTCTATTTCGGCTCCCAGGCCACGTAATTTCTCTTCCAATTTTTCGTAACCACGATCTAAGTGGTAGACACGGCTGATTTCAGTGGTCCCTTTGGCTGTCAGAGCGGCTAAAACTAAGGCCGCGCTGGCTCGAAGGTCTGTCGCCATAACCGGTGCGGCAGAAAGAGACTTTACGCCAGAGACAAGGGCGCCATGTCCTTCGATCTTGATCTTGGCGCCCATTCTGGCCAGTTCGGCCACGTGCATAAATCGATTTTCGAAAATCGTCTCTTCAATGAGACTTAGGCCTTCAGTAACACTCATCAGCGTCATTAATTGAGCCTGCATATCGGTTGGAAAACCCGGATAAGGGAGGGTCCGGATATTAACCGGTCTTAAATCATTCGGGGCAGATACCTTGAGCCCTTCCT contains:
- the flgF gene encoding flagellar basal-body rod protein FlgF; the encoded protein is MIRGLYTGAMGMMAQEIAQDVTANNLANVDTPGYKRDITVFKSFPQILMHRMNDNVVVTKKGTIDYRPPVGWCGTGVEVNEVFTEHRKGPIKKTENTFDFAIYGEGFFCVQGIDGKERYTRNGSFTINRDGFLVTHEGELVLGEKGPIQVSKRDFVVWKDGTIAENPENEPKGWKNAVEAAKFRIVDFKDSRFLDKVGYNRFETTPESGEAFGITEGFEIKQGHLEMSNVNIVEEMVRMIDIMRAYEANQKVIHSHDEILGRAVNDVPRVGGA